One window from the genome of Synechococcus sp. PROS-7-1 encodes:
- a CDS encoding DEAD/DEAH box helicase, with amino-acid sequence MSLLHATWLPAIRTPSSSGRAALLVWADTWRVAEPLGPGATPALHPFTLSAEDLRAWLTERDLLPDGIIDATACLTLPSRSVKPRRPRGSAAATPPAEEQPPWCGLPLQAGEPIPKTTEWWPWQVQGLAIEPMAATAWLAKLPLSGHHPDLADELRWWSHMQRWALSLVARGRWLPQVELSRGEGYPHRARWVPLLNREDDRRRLEDLAARLPLVATCALPWREPTGKRSNRITRLRPEAMRAANPVACCRPRSGRLRVATLLEDLVDAQLRKGFHPDDEGLDPLLCAWENALSSENGVIDLNDEDAERLATASHHWREGVAGNVAAARACLELATPNDGEDLWDLRFYLQAEADPTLKVPAGAAWAAGPEGLQLGEIPVEHPGEVLLEGMGRALTVFAPIERGLDSATPEAMHLTPAEAFVLVRTAARQLRDVGVGVDLPPSLSGGLASRLGLAIKAELPKRSRGFTLGENLDWSWELMIGGVTLTLRELERLAGKRSPLVRHKGAWIELRPNDLKNAERFCAANPDLSLDDALRLTASEGDTLMRLPVHAFDAGPRLQGVLEQYHQQKAPDPLPAPEGFCGQLRPYQERGLGWLAFLHRFDQGACLADDMGLGKTIQLLAFLQHLKVEKELKRPVLLVAPTSVLTNWKREAAAFTPELAVHEHYGPKRPSTPAALKKALKDVDLVLTSYGLLQRDSELLESFDWQGTVIDEAQAIKNPSAKQSQAARDLARTRKGSRFRIALTGTPVENRVSELWALMDFLNPSVLGEEEFFRQRYRMPIERYGDMSSLRDLKSRVGPFILRRLKTDKAIISDLPEKVELSEWVGLSKEQKSLYAKTVEDTLDAIARAPRGKRHGQVLGLLTRLKQICNHPALALKEDEAGDDFLQRSVKLQRLEEILEEVIEAGDRALLFTQFAEWGHLLQGYLQRRWRSEVPFLSGSTSKGERQAMVDRFQEDPRGPQLFLLSLKAGGVGLNLTRASHVFHIDRWWNPAVENQATDRAYRIGQTNRVMVHKFITSGSVEEKIDRMIREKSRLAEDIVGSGEEWLGGFDMGQLKELVSLEDNETRNP; translated from the coding sequence ATGAGCCTGCTGCACGCCACCTGGCTACCCGCCATTCGCACCCCCAGCAGCTCCGGACGAGCTGCCCTCTTGGTGTGGGCTGACACCTGGCGTGTGGCCGAGCCCCTCGGCCCCGGAGCCACACCCGCCCTTCATCCCTTCACCCTGAGCGCGGAGGATCTGCGCGCCTGGCTCACAGAACGCGATCTGCTACCCGACGGCATCATCGACGCCACCGCATGCCTCACCCTGCCGAGCCGCAGTGTGAAACCACGACGGCCCCGGGGCTCGGCTGCCGCCACCCCCCCAGCAGAGGAGCAGCCCCCCTGGTGCGGGCTGCCGTTGCAAGCCGGCGAACCGATTCCGAAAACCACCGAGTGGTGGCCTTGGCAGGTGCAGGGGCTGGCGATCGAACCGATGGCGGCCACAGCATGGCTGGCCAAGCTTCCTCTCTCTGGCCATCACCCCGACCTGGCCGATGAGCTGCGCTGGTGGAGTCATATGCAGCGATGGGCCCTCAGCCTGGTGGCCCGGGGGCGCTGGCTGCCCCAGGTGGAATTAAGCCGGGGCGAAGGGTATCCCCACCGCGCCCGCTGGGTCCCGCTTCTCAACCGTGAGGACGACCGGCGCCGCCTGGAAGACCTCGCCGCCCGTCTGCCCCTGGTGGCCACCTGTGCACTGCCCTGGAGAGAGCCCACAGGCAAACGCAGCAATCGCATCACCAGGCTGCGCCCAGAGGCCATGCGCGCTGCCAATCCCGTGGCCTGCTGTCGTCCCCGCAGCGGTCGCTTGCGGGTGGCCACGTTGCTGGAAGATCTGGTGGATGCCCAGCTGCGCAAGGGCTTCCATCCCGATGACGAAGGGCTCGACCCCCTGCTCTGTGCCTGGGAAAACGCCCTGAGTTCAGAGAACGGGGTGATCGATCTGAACGACGAAGATGCCGAACGACTGGCCACGGCCAGCCACCACTGGCGCGAGGGAGTCGCTGGCAATGTGGCGGCAGCCAGGGCCTGCCTTGAACTCGCCACCCCCAACGACGGTGAGGACCTCTGGGATCTGCGCTTCTACCTGCAGGCCGAAGCCGATCCAACGCTGAAAGTACCGGCCGGAGCAGCCTGGGCCGCTGGACCCGAAGGCCTTCAACTCGGAGAGATACCTGTGGAGCATCCCGGCGAGGTGCTGCTCGAGGGCATGGGTCGCGCTCTCACGGTGTTCGCACCGATCGAACGGGGCCTAGACAGCGCCACGCCGGAAGCGATGCATCTCACCCCTGCGGAAGCCTTCGTGCTGGTGCGCACCGCCGCCCGTCAACTCCGGGACGTGGGCGTTGGTGTGGACCTCCCTCCCAGCCTCTCGGGAGGCCTAGCCAGCCGCCTCGGTTTGGCGATCAAGGCCGAGCTTCCCAAACGTTCACGAGGCTTCACGCTCGGAGAAAATCTCGATTGGAGCTGGGAGCTCATGATCGGCGGCGTCACCCTGACGCTGCGGGAGCTGGAACGGCTGGCCGGCAAGCGCAGCCCCTTGGTGCGCCACAAGGGAGCCTGGATCGAACTCAGGCCCAATGATCTCAAGAACGCAGAACGGTTCTGTGCCGCCAACCCTGATCTGAGCCTGGACGATGCCCTTCGCCTCACGGCCAGCGAAGGGGACACGCTGATGCGCCTCCCCGTGCATGCGTTTGATGCTGGCCCTCGCCTTCAAGGGGTGTTGGAGCAATACCACCAGCAGAAAGCACCGGATCCGCTGCCTGCGCCCGAGGGCTTCTGCGGTCAGCTTCGGCCCTACCAGGAACGTGGCCTGGGATGGCTGGCCTTCCTGCACCGCTTCGATCAAGGAGCCTGCCTGGCCGACGACATGGGCCTGGGCAAAACAATCCAGCTTCTGGCCTTCCTCCAGCACCTGAAGGTGGAGAAAGAACTGAAACGGCCGGTGCTGCTGGTGGCTCCCACATCCGTGCTCACCAACTGGAAGCGGGAAGCCGCGGCCTTTACCCCCGAGCTCGCGGTCCATGAGCACTACGGCCCCAAGCGTCCCTCCACCCCTGCGGCACTGAAAAAAGCCCTGAAAGACGTTGACCTGGTGCTTACCAGCTACGGGCTCCTGCAGAGAGACAGTGAGCTGCTTGAGAGTTTCGACTGGCAGGGCACCGTGATCGATGAAGCCCAGGCGATCAAGAACCCTTCGGCCAAGCAAAGCCAGGCCGCCCGTGATCTGGCTCGAACCCGCAAGGGCTCCAGGTTCCGCATTGCCCTCACTGGCACACCGGTTGAGAACAGGGTGAGCGAGCTCTGGGCCCTGATGGATTTCCTCAATCCGAGCGTGCTTGGGGAAGAGGAATTTTTCCGGCAGCGCTACCGCATGCCGATCGAGCGCTACGGCGATATGTCGTCCCTACGCGATCTCAAATCGCGGGTGGGACCGTTCATCCTGCGGCGCTTGAAAACCGACAAGGCGATCATCTCCGACCTCCCCGAAAAAGTGGAGCTGAGTGAATGGGTGGGTCTGAGCAAGGAACAAAAATCCCTGTATGCAAAAACCGTTGAGGACACCCTCGATGCCATCGCCCGAGCCCCCCGCGGCAAACGCCATGGCCAGGTGCTGGGACTGCTGACGCGCCTCAAACAGATCTGCAATCACCCGGCCCTGGCCTTGAAGGAAGACGAGGCAGGCGACGACTTCCTGCAGCGATCGGTGAAGTTGCAGCGGCTCGAAGAGATTCTCGAAGAGGTGATTGAAGCGGGGGATCGAGCCCTGCTCTTCACCCAGTTCGCGGAATGGGGGCATCTGCTGCAGGGCTACTTGCAACGCCGCTGGCGCAGCGAGGTGCCGTTCCTGAGCGGCAGCACCAGCAAGGGAGAACGCCAGGCCATGGTGGATCGCTTTCAGGAAGACCCGCGCGGCCCCCAGCTCTTCCTGCTGTCCCTCAAGGCTGGCGGTGTGGGATTGAACCTCACCCGGGCCAGCCACGTATTCCACATCGACCGCTGGTGGAACCCCGCGGTTGAAAACCAGGCCACTGACCGTGCCTACCGGATTGGCCAGACCAACCGGGTGATGGTGCACAAGTTCATCACCAGTGGCTCAGTGGAAGAGAAGATCGACCGGATGATCCGAGAGAAGTCCAGACTGGCGGAAGACATCGTCGGTTCCGGCGAGGAGTGGCTCGGCGGCTTCGACATGGGCCAACTCAAAGAACTGGTGAGCCTGGAGGACAACGAGACGCGCAACCCATGA
- a CDS encoding MEKHLA domain-containing protein, with protein sequence MTETAPWQTLEIQGLVTILLLSHRRAFDSPLLASDRPGTSRRLSAQELFNSSMAVLAHDNTSDPALTYANATALKLWQRTWTQMIGMPSRLTAAQSERRERAASLKQALAQDAIKTYTGLRVDRHGRQFMIRNARIWTLWDEEGRRCGQAAAFSSWWWL encoded by the coding sequence GTGACTGAAACCGCCCCCTGGCAGACCCTGGAGATCCAGGGCCTCGTGACGATTCTTCTGCTCTCCCATCGGCGTGCCTTCGACAGCCCCCTGCTGGCCAGCGACCGACCGGGAACATCCCGGCGCCTGAGCGCACAGGAGCTCTTCAACAGCAGCATGGCCGTGCTGGCTCACGACAACACGAGCGACCCAGCCCTGACCTATGCCAATGCCACCGCCCTCAAGCTCTGGCAACGCACCTGGACGCAGATGATCGGCATGCCCTCGCGCCTGACCGCAGCGCAGTCGGAACGGCGGGAACGGGCGGCCTCGCTCAAGCAGGCTCTCGCACAGGATGCGATCAAGACCTATACGGGCCTTCGCGTGGATCGCCACGGGCGTCAATTCATGATCCGCAACGCCCGAATCTGGACGCTTTGGGATGAGGAAGGACGTCGTTGTGGCCAGGCGGCAGCGTTCTCCAGTTGGTGGTGGCTGTAA
- a CDS encoding Hsp20/alpha crystallin family protein: MITLRQSPFDLFERLDQQLSQAERVPAAEIHETADHYTVRLELPGVSRDSIDVKATDRTLSISAERRRPESTNAADENASDETARLSEFRYGTWSRSFRFGQGLNRDAVQASYRDGVLEITAAKVQSHTSVTVAVDA; the protein is encoded by the coding sequence ATGATCACCCTTCGTCAATCACCATTCGATCTCTTTGAACGGCTGGACCAGCAGCTGTCGCAGGCTGAGCGTGTTCCAGCAGCAGAGATCCACGAAACGGCCGATCACTACACCGTGCGCCTGGAGCTGCCTGGAGTGAGCCGCGACTCGATCGACGTCAAAGCCACCGATCGCACCCTCAGCATCAGTGCCGAACGCCGTCGTCCCGAGAGCACGAACGCCGCTGATGAAAACGCAAGCGACGAAACGGCCCGGCTGAGCGAGTTCCGCTACGGCACCTGGAGCCGCAGCTTCCGTTTCGGCCAGGGGTTAAACCGGGATGCCGTTCAGGCCAGTTACCGGGATGGCGTCCTGGAGATCACTGCCGCCAAGGTCCAAAGCCACACCAGCGTGACGGTGGCAGTGGACGCCTGA
- a CDS encoding SWIM zinc finger family protein: MTITPSTPGINTSLGDDGLGQQPWWVEQWMELINSYRFKKRLERAWAYAREGHVTSIRFEGRRVHARVQGTGEDPYKVKLWLDVLSDEDWGYVLEALTQKARWSAQLLAGIMPSDIERAFAASGRRLFPFKLQEVRSECSCPDKANPCKHISAVYFLMGERFSEDPFVLFQLRGRTRAKLLEDLAEHRLQALNTRLASDEQDSEGATTEAVTPTADAPPPPHPAVLDPTLWWRYDASLDGDLVVITPAMEGDTGLDAAGDLPLAEEPRFPEARPRFLSHLREQGQALAQRAMVEAMTAGD, encoded by the coding sequence ATGACCATCACCCCCTCCACTCCGGGCATCAACACCTCCCTCGGGGACGACGGCCTCGGCCAGCAACCCTGGTGGGTGGAACAGTGGATGGAGCTGATCAACTCTTACCGCTTTAAAAAACGCCTGGAACGCGCCTGGGCCTATGCCCGGGAGGGGCATGTGACCTCGATTCGCTTCGAGGGGCGACGGGTGCATGCCCGCGTGCAGGGCACCGGTGAAGACCCGTACAAGGTGAAGCTCTGGCTGGATGTGCTCAGCGACGAGGACTGGGGCTACGTGCTGGAGGCTCTGACCCAAAAGGCGCGCTGGTCCGCCCAGTTGCTCGCCGGCATCATGCCGTCCGACATCGAGCGTGCCTTTGCCGCCAGCGGCCGGCGTTTGTTTCCCTTCAAGCTTCAGGAGGTGCGCAGCGAGTGCAGTTGCCCCGACAAAGCCAATCCCTGCAAACACATCAGTGCCGTGTATTTCCTGATGGGGGAGCGGTTCAGTGAGGATCCGTTCGTGCTGTTCCAGTTGCGGGGACGCACGCGGGCCAAGTTGCTGGAAGACCTAGCCGAACATCGGCTGCAGGCTCTCAACACCAGGCTGGCCAGCGATGAGCAAGACAGCGAAGGCGCCACCACTGAAGCCGTCACGCCAACGGCCGACGCACCGCCGCCTCCCCACCCGGCTGTTCTCGATCCCACGCTCTGGTGGCGCTACGACGCCAGCCTTGACGGTGATCTTGTGGTGATCACACCGGCCATGGAGGGCGACACCGGCCTCGATGCGGCCGGGGATCTCCCTCTGGCCGAAGAACCGCGCTTTCCAGAGGCGCGGCCACGCTTCCTCTCCCATCTACGGGAGCAAGGACAGGCGCTTGCGCAACGGGCCATGGTGGAAGCCATGACAGCAGGTGACTGA